Genomic DNA from Microbacterium sp. NC79:
GTGCTGGCCGCGCCAGCGGTGCCCCGACCAGTCGATAACGATGGCAAATAGGTTGAGCCCGGCCAGATGGCCGGGCTCAACCTATTTTTCGCCTTCGCGACGACGGACGATCTCGTTAATCCACGTCGGTGCGAATGGCGAGGTGCAGTTTGGGGGAGTCGGGTAGTCCTTGAGAACTTCGAGCCGTTCGCCAATCTCAAGCGCCCGCGCTCGTAAATGCGGGTGATGGATCCCGATGGTGGCGAGCGTCTCGTTCATATTCCACTGCAGGGTGCCAGACGCGGACGCCATTTCGCCCTCGATCTGGTCAAGCAACGCCTCCAGATCAAGGCCCGCGGGCTTCTTCACGACGCGATCGGTCGTCAGCGCCCACCCTGCGGCACGAACGTGGGCATCAGAGTCGGCGAACCAAGCGTTACGCAGTTCTGACGCGAGCGGAGACTTCTTCGCGATGTAGTTGACCAGCCAGTCCGTTGTTTTCGGGGTGCGCGACTCCCGCAGCATGCGATCGAGCTCGGCGGTGGTGTACTCCTTGGGGCGACTGATCAGTAACGCAACGAGGCGTGCAGGCGTGATGTCGGTGTCCCACAGTTCGCCGGCCAGCGCACGGTTCATGCCGATGCGTTTCGCCAGCGCGCGGAGCTTCGAGAGGTTGACGCCGTGATCGTCTCCGTGGCGTTCGTTGATGGCGCGCGCCTTGGGATCTTCCAACGTGGCTAGTTCATCAAGCACATCCTGCACGGTGGTCATGCCGTCTCCTCAAAGGTGGTCACTGCTGAAATCATGGCTTCGCGAAGCGCTTCAGCACGTGCTGCGAATTCACGTTGACGTTGCACATACTCAGCCTTGCCAGCCGGGGTTTCTACCGCAACAGCCGGATAGCCCCATGCGGTGATGTCGTATGGCGATGCCTGCATGTCGAGCAGGCGAATATCTCGTGCCAGCTCAAACGAATCAAGCAGGATATGCCCGGGCACGAGTGGCCCCAGTTTCAGCGCCCACTTATAGAGATCCATGCCGGCGTGCAGGCACCCGGGCTGTTCCATCGCCAGCTGCAGTTGCCTGGTGGGGGCGACGGAGTTTCGCGGTATCGCTTCGGGTGTAAAAAATCGGTAGGCGTCGTAGTGCGTGCATTTCAGATCGGCGGCCTCGACGACCGCATCGGTGCCTGCTTGCCCCAGACGTAAGGGCGCAGCGTGGCGATGTTCATCTTGACGGTAGACCATGGCCCACTCGTGCATGCCAAAGCAATCGAAACGGCCTGGCCTGGTCGCCGTAGCGCGCAGGAGTGACACCACGTGCTGCACGCCGCCGCCACGCAACTCCGCGAACGCTGCCGTATCCAGCCGCGTGGTTCCGTCGGCATCCGTGACATACCAGCGCATTTCGGCACGGGACGTGTTCGCGCCATCGGCCAACGCGACGCCGACTCCTGGGTGCCACTTGCGCATGACCGTCGGCTTGTACGAATAGTAGGTGAACAGAAAGTCCCAGACTGGATGCTTCTCATGACGCAGGGACCGCGCACGATGGGCGGCGGTGAGCATATCGGCACGCTCGTGATGCGCGCGTTCCAATGCCGTCCACGTATCCCGTGGCAGCACCGTCTCTGATCTCACCGAAACAACACTCACTGTTCTATTCTCGCAGTGATTATTGCGCGTTGACCCAGCGCGAACCACCGGGTTCCGGAACCACGGAACCAGCGCTGAGAGCCGCAAGAATACCGGCGAGAGAGTCAGCGGTAGCACGGTCAGAACCCACCGTGAGCGATACGTCTGTGCCCCAGACCGAGTCGATAATGGTGAAGCCGCGACGGCGGAGGTCAGCTTCGACGGCACCGGCCGACGCGAGGGGGAGCGCGACGTGCTGTTCGATCATCAGTTCGCGTCGGATAGTCGGCGCAACGTCGAGCGCAGCACGCACCGCATCTGAATAGGCTCGGATGAGCCCGCCAGTGCCGAGGAGTGTGCCGCCGAACCAGCGGGTGACGACGGCGACAACATCGCTGACGCCAGAGCCATTCAGCACATCCAGCATGGGTGCGCCAGCCGTGCCGCTAGGCTCGCCGTCGTCGCTC
This window encodes:
- a CDS encoding 3-methyladenine DNA glycosylase, producing the protein MLTAAHRARSLRHEKHPVWDFLFTYYSYKPTVMRKWHPGVGVALADGANTSRAEMRWYVTDADGTTRLDTAAFAELRGGGVQHVVSLLRATATRPGRFDCFGMHEWAMVYRQDEHRHAAPLRLGQAGTDAVVEAADLKCTHYDAYRFFTPEAIPRNSVAPTRQLQLAMEQPGCLHAGMDLYKWALKLGPLVPGHILLDSFELARDIRLLDMQASPYDITAWGYPAVAVETPAGKAEYVQRQREFAARAEALREAMISAVTTFEETA
- a CDS encoding YigZ family protein encodes the protein MTPSQYTALAAQATAEIEVQRSRFLCTLTPVTSDADARVVWAQTKEQFHDARHHCLAFVIGPDRSLRRSSDDGEPSGTAGAPMLDVLNGSGVSDVVAVVTRWFGGTLLGTGGLIRAYSDAVRAALDVAPTIRRELMIEQHVALPLASAGAVEADLRRRGFTIIDSVWGTDVSLTVGSDRATADSLAGILAALSAGSVVPEPGGSRWVNAQ
- a CDS encoding DNA alkylation repair protein, whose amino-acid sequence is MTTVQDVLDELATLEDPKARAINERHGDDHGVNLSKLRALAKRIGMNRALAGELWDTDITPARLVALLISRPKEYTTAELDRMLRESRTPKTTDWLVNYIAKKSPLASELRNAWFADSDAHVRAAGWALTTDRVVKKPAGLDLEALLDQIEGEMASASGTLQWNMNETLATIGIHHPHLRARALEIGERLEVLKDYPTPPNCTSPFAPTWINEIVRRREGEK